One Qiania dongpingensis genomic window carries:
- a CDS encoding ABC transporter permease — protein MLAIYKREVRSYLTSMLGYVFIALNLLLVGIYFTFYNLQYGYPYLDYTLSGVSFVFLVTTPILTMKVLAEERRQKTDQLLLTSPVSPGKIVLGKYLALVTIFLIPMVIIGCYPLVLSSFGSVPLKTDYTALLGYFLAGCAYLALGLFLSSTTESPVLAAVLTFGACFLCYMANSLGSFISGTSFATYIALIVAAALICLLVYAMTKSSVISGGLFLLCVILLTVCYFAKSSWLAGGIQKIIGIFDFGSPFSKFLNGILDLRSVLYFISVIAVCGCLSVQSIQKRRWS, from the coding sequence ATGCTGGCGATTTATAAGAGGGAGGTCAGATCTTACCTCACCTCCATGCTGGGCTATGTGTTCATAGCCTTGAACCTGCTTTTAGTGGGTATCTATTTTACATTTTACAATCTGCAGTACGGGTATCCATATCTGGATTACACACTGTCCGGAGTCAGCTTTGTATTTCTCGTCACGACTCCTATTCTGACCATGAAGGTGCTGGCTGAGGAGCGCCGGCAGAAAACGGACCAGCTTCTTCTGACTTCTCCGGTCAGCCCGGGGAAGATTGTATTGGGGAAATACCTGGCTCTGGTCACGATTTTTCTGATTCCCATGGTGATCATTGGATGCTATCCTCTGGTTCTGTCGTCTTTCGGTTCAGTGCCCCTGAAAACGGATTATACAGCGCTTCTTGGGTATTTCCTTGCAGGCTGTGCCTATCTGGCCCTGGGCCTTTTTCTGTCCTCAACTACAGAAAGCCCTGTGCTCGCCGCAGTTCTTACCTTTGGAGCCTGCTTTCTGTGTTATATGGCGAATTCTCTGGGAAGCTTCATATCAGGGACCTCGTTTGCCACGTATATCGCGCTGATCGTGGCGGCGGCGCTCATCTGTCTGCTGGTATACGCTATGACAAAGAGCTCTGTGATCTCAGGAGGCCTGTTTTTGCTTTGTGTTATTCTTCTGACCGTGTGCTATTTCGCCAAATCCTCCTGGCTGGCCGGAGGCATCCAGAAAATCATCGGGATATTTGATTTCGGCTCTCCTTTCAGCAAGTTTCTGAATGGGATATTAGATTTGAGGTCGGTGTTGTATTTTATATCGGTGATCGCTGTGTGCGGCTGTCTTTCTGTACAGTCTATCCAGAAGCGCCGGTGGAGTTAG